One window of the Halorussus sp. MSC15.2 genome contains the following:
- a CDS encoding nitroreductase/quinone reductase family protein, translating to MAGTRQSPDRATRDRARAGDRRVLESTALRFAGRPAAPHGIVRHVGRESGQRRDTPVLTGTVGDQFVLALRSGTDAEWYRDVRAADECVVVYDGRAYRAESPRLVDPAAVPEAFPAGVNRLLSRGSARQYLRMDRGEEVPAEYRDVTRRYPARPAVAGLAGAALLVAVLWWAANRRD from the coding sequence ATGGCGGGGACACGGCAATCACCGGACCGAGCGACGCGGGACCGAGCGCGCGCGGGCGACCGCCGGGTTCTGGAATCGACCGCGCTGCGGTTCGCCGGACGACCGGCCGCGCCCCACGGCATCGTGCGCCACGTCGGGCGGGAGTCGGGCCAGCGCCGCGACACGCCCGTCCTGACGGGGACGGTCGGCGACCAGTTCGTGCTCGCCCTGCGGTCGGGGACCGACGCGGAGTGGTACCGGGACGTCCGGGCGGCCGACGAGTGCGTCGTCGTCTACGACGGCCGCGCCTATCGAGCCGAGTCGCCGCGACTGGTAGACCCGGCCGCGGTCCCGGAGGCGTTTCCCGCCGGGGTGAACCGGCTGCTGTCTCGGGGGAGCGCCCGGCAGTACCTCCGGATGGACCGCGGCGAGGAGGTCCCGGCGGAGTATCGGGACGTGACGAGACGGTATCCGGCGCGTCCCGCGGTCGCGGGGTTAGCGGGTGCGGCGCTACTGGTCGCGGTTCTGTGGTGGGCCGCGAATCGGAGGGACTGA
- a CDS encoding ABC transporter ATP-binding protein, producing MIEVENLRKEYGGFTAVEGSSFSVPEGEVFGVVGPNGAGKTTTLKMLAGLVEPTSGTARVAGYDAEDPEMRNHLGFLPEESPLYEDMTAVSYLEFFADLYDVPGDVASERIHDTLDRLDLQHRERKIGDMSKGMTRKVAIARSLVNDPDVLIYDEPASGLDPLTTNYIIEFTRDLAESGKTVVFSAHNLFHVESICDRVAVMNDGRIVARGSVETIREEHGRTEYRVYTTVEVAGAVTENGRYCRTVESMDAVEETRELAEAAGGKVADIQTETPSLEDIFLELAAESPDVEGRP from the coding sequence ATGATTGAAGTCGAAAATCTGCGGAAGGAGTACGGCGGGTTCACCGCCGTCGAGGGGAGCAGTTTCTCGGTCCCCGAGGGCGAAGTGTTCGGCGTCGTCGGACCCAACGGCGCGGGCAAGACCACGACGCTCAAGATGCTCGCGGGGTTGGTCGAACCGACCTCCGGGACCGCCCGCGTCGCGGGGTACGACGCCGAGGACCCCGAGATGCGGAACCACCTCGGATTCCTCCCGGAGGAGTCGCCGCTGTACGAGGACATGACCGCCGTCTCGTACCTCGAGTTCTTCGCCGACCTCTACGACGTGCCGGGCGACGTGGCCAGCGAGCGCATCCACGACACGTTAGACCGACTCGACCTGCAACACCGCGAGCGAAAAATCGGCGACATGTCCAAGGGGATGACCCGCAAGGTCGCCATCGCTCGCTCGCTGGTCAACGACCCCGACGTGCTCATCTACGACGAACCCGCGAGCGGACTCGACCCGCTGACGACGAACTACATCATCGAGTTCACTCGCGACCTCGCGGAGTCGGGCAAGACCGTCGTCTTCAGCGCTCACAACCTGTTCCACGTCGAGAGCATCTGCGACCGGGTGGCCGTGATGAACGACGGTCGCATCGTCGCGCGCGGGAGCGTCGAGACCATCCGCGAGGAACACGGCCGGACCGAGTACCGCGTCTACACCACGGTCGAGGTCGCGGGCGCGGTGACGGAGAACGGCCGCTACTGCCGCACGGTCGAGAGCATGGACGCCGTCGAGGAGACCCGCGAACTCGCCGAGGCCGCCGGCGGAAAGGTCGCCGACATCCAGACCGAGACCCCGAGCCTCGAAGACATCTTCCTCGAACTGGCCGCGGAGTCCCCCGACGTGGAGGGCCGACCGTGA
- a CDS encoding ABC transporter permease subunit produces MNLRKTLRIARWEVSKNAGQLDRRTVAVGLVVLLAVGALTPMVASEGVTLDDGIYRVGVSEDSPYYAPVQNDRTFVAVEPDSAAFPERMELLVHGPGRVVAADTPKGKAALAEFRKSVKRYNDRLLADDPDRAAAFPVSVSVSYEEQTGLRAAGSGSESPARRTTREGEKRLGGGGSGGDGSGGGGSGGGSGGSGTDSSDSTGDSDGPAQAPSVGSGGGSLFGGNAAGETPSDIAPPFPFESLVLAFAFVLPMNFVIQAYASTILDERVNERGELLLVSPVSRGDIIAGKTLPYFVGMVAIASVTAVGIAVLTPASDGALAVAATAAKSVSAVVPIALLFLSASFVGGMFARSFKELTFVTVTLSVFLTSYAFVPAIFTNVHPIAAISPLTLVVKALRGTAFSLGEYAFSTGPLFLSSGVLFALGAGVYREEDMFTQRSVPLKFLDALDSQISGPRSVAKLSALSIPFVFVAELLVVALLFALPGSITMPILLVAIAGVEEVAKSVHVYAGFAHSRFERTVRSAATLGFLSGLGFFLGEKATAVAQLVGLPNLELGRAAFGTVTGLGVEATPLVLVALFLTPLALHTVTATITAAGATRDRNWYVGTLAVATLVHAVYNLTVVSYLG; encoded by the coding sequence GTGAACCTCCGCAAGACCCTCCGCATCGCCCGGTGGGAGGTCTCGAAGAACGCGGGCCAACTCGACCGCCGGACCGTGGCGGTCGGACTGGTCGTCTTGCTCGCGGTCGGCGCGCTCACGCCGATGGTCGCCAGTGAGGGCGTCACCCTCGACGACGGCATCTACCGCGTCGGCGTCTCGGAGGACAGTCCCTACTACGCCCCAGTCCAGAACGACCGGACGTTCGTCGCGGTCGAACCCGACAGCGCGGCCTTCCCCGAGCGAATGGAACTGTTGGTTCACGGCCCCGGACGCGTCGTCGCGGCCGACACCCCGAAGGGAAAGGCCGCGCTCGCCGAGTTCCGGAAGTCGGTCAAGCGGTACAACGACCGCCTGCTGGCCGACGACCCCGATAGGGCCGCCGCTTTCCCGGTCTCGGTCTCGGTCAGTTACGAGGAGCAGACCGGCTTGCGCGCGGCCGGGAGTGGTTCGGAGTCGCCCGCGAGGCGAACGACTCGCGAGGGCGAGAAGCGCCTCGGCGGTGGCGGAAGCGGCGGTGACGGAAGCGGCGGTGGCGGAAGCGGCGGCGGTTCCGGCGGGTCAGGAACCGACTCGTCGGACTCCACCGGCGACAGCGACGGTCCCGCGCAGGCCCCTTCGGTCGGCAGTGGCGGCGGGTCGCTGTTCGGCGGGAACGCGGCGGGAGAAACTCCGTCCGACATCGCGCCGCCGTTCCCCTTCGAGTCGCTCGTGCTGGCGTTCGCGTTCGTCCTGCCGATGAACTTCGTGATTCAGGCGTACGCCTCCACGATTCTGGACGAACGGGTCAACGAGCGCGGCGAACTCCTGCTGGTGTCGCCGGTCTCGCGGGGCGACATCATCGCCGGCAAGACGCTGCCGTACTTCGTCGGGATGGTCGCCATCGCCTCCGTCACGGCGGTCGGCATCGCGGTGCTGACCCCCGCTTCGGACGGCGCGCTGGCGGTCGCCGCGACAGCGGCCAAGTCGGTCTCCGCGGTGGTTCCCATCGCGCTGCTGTTCCTCTCGGCGTCGTTCGTCGGCGGGATGTTCGCCCGGTCGTTCAAGGAACTCACCTTCGTCACGGTGACGCTGTCGGTGTTCCTGACCTCATACGCGTTCGTCCCGGCTATCTTCACCAACGTCCACCCCATCGCGGCCATCTCGCCGCTGACCCTCGTGGTGAAGGCGCTCCGTGGGACCGCGTTCTCGCTCGGCGAGTACGCCTTCTCGACCGGGCCGCTCTTCCTCTCGTCGGGCGTCCTCTTCGCGCTCGGCGCGGGCGTCTACCGCGAGGAGGACATGTTCACCCAGCGGTCGGTCCCGCTGAAGTTCCTCGACGCGCTCGACAGCCAGATTTCCGGGCCGCGCTCGGTCGCGAAGTTGAGCGCGCTCTCGATTCCGTTCGTCTTCGTCGCCGAACTGCTGGTGGTCGCCCTGCTGTTCGCGCTCCCGGGGTCGATTACGATGCCCATCCTGCTGGTGGCCATCGCGGGCGTCGAGGAGGTCGCCAAGAGCGTCCACGTCTACGCCGGGTTCGCCCACTCGCGGTTCGAGCGGACCGTCCGGTCGGCCGCGACGCTCGGGTTCCTCTCGGGACTGGGCTTCTTCCTCGGCGAGAAGGCGACCGCGGTGGCCCAACTCGTCGGTCTGCCGAACCTCGAACTCGGGAGGGCCGCGTTCGGCACCGTGACGGGTCTCGGCGTCGAGGCCACGCCGCTGGTGCTGGTCGCGTTGTTCCTCACGCCGCTCGCGCTCCACACCGTCACGGCGACGATTACCGCCGCGGGCGCGACCCGGGACCGGAACTGGTACGTCGGGACGCTGGCGGTGGCGACGCTGGTTCACGCCGTCTACAACCTAACGGTGGTGAGTTACCTTGGGTAA
- a CDS encoding DUF4177 domain-containing protein, protein MCPDAAPRWEYRVVKPPREPSKKEARDPTAALNEAAADGWELDATIDYVGGGTKFLVLRRPAEGVTETDDAEADDTETDDD, encoded by the coding sequence ATGTGTCCCGACGCGGCTCCGCGATGGGAGTATCGGGTCGTCAAGCCACCGCGCGAACCCTCGAAGAAGGAGGCCCGCGACCCGACCGCCGCGCTGAACGAGGCCGCGGCCGACGGCTGGGAACTCGACGCGACCATCGACTACGTCGGCGGCGGAACCAAGTTCCTCGTCCTCAGGCGGCCGGCGGAGGGAGTGACCGAGACCGACGACGCAGAAGCCGACGACACCGAGACCGACGATGACTGA
- a CDS encoding FAD-binding oxidoreductase: MTHDCSFLSELDLTGDVSFGDSVRESHAADFGAEERGEGVTPDAVVWPESTADVSAVLAAANERRVPVTPYAAGTSLEGNAVPAHRGVSLDLSRMDAVLNVRPDDFQIDVEPGVYGTAVDEAVADRGLFFPPLPSSGDISTVGGMIANDASGMKTVKYGEVGDWVLELEVVLADGSVLTAGSKAVKTSSGYNLADLLVGSEGTLGVVTRATLELAGRPEQIRGGRALFPSLDDATEAVFDAVRSGVDVATIELVDADSARMANDYTGTDLPDVPTVFLEFHADHGVEREIAFCETVFEDHDVQRFDVADDETEMADLWQARKELAYAAQVWDPDLSALHPGDVTVPISDYPEMVRFVKRLADERDLLVPCFGHAGDGNLHFSVLVDEDDDEQLAAAASVYEATVEKAIDLGGTATGEHGIGLGKREFLETEHGPESVEAMRRLKRAFDPRDTLNPGKMFPETAEGERVRADPADDAR, encoded by the coding sequence ATGACTCACGACTGTTCGTTCCTCTCGGAACTCGACCTGACGGGCGACGTGTCGTTCGGCGACTCGGTACGCGAGAGCCACGCCGCCGACTTCGGTGCCGAGGAACGCGGCGAGGGCGTCACCCCCGACGCCGTGGTCTGGCCCGAATCGACCGCCGACGTGTCGGCCGTCCTCGCGGCCGCGAACGAGCGCCGGGTCCCGGTCACGCCCTACGCCGCCGGGACGAGTCTGGAGGGCAACGCCGTGCCCGCCCACCGCGGCGTGAGCCTCGACCTCTCGCGGATGGACGCGGTACTGAACGTGCGGCCCGACGACTTCCAGATAGACGTGGAACCCGGCGTCTACGGCACCGCGGTGGACGAGGCGGTGGCCGACCGTGGCCTGTTCTTCCCGCCGTTGCCCTCCTCGGGCGACATCTCGACGGTCGGCGGGATGATAGCCAACGACGCCTCCGGCATGAAGACGGTCAAGTACGGCGAGGTCGGCGACTGGGTGCTGGAACTCGAAGTCGTCCTCGCGGACGGGTCGGTACTCACGGCGGGGAGCAAGGCGGTCAAGACCTCCAGCGGCTACAACCTCGCGGACCTGCTGGTCGGGAGCGAGGGCACTCTCGGGGTCGTCACGCGCGCGACCCTCGAACTCGCGGGCAGGCCCGAGCAGATTCGGGGCGGGCGCGCCCTCTTCCCGTCGCTCGACGACGCCACCGAGGCCGTCTTCGACGCCGTGCGCTCGGGCGTGGACGTGGCGACCATCGAACTCGTGGACGCCGACTCGGCCCGGATGGCCAACGACTACACCGGCACCGACCTGCCGGACGTGCCGACCGTCTTCCTCGAATTTCACGCCGACCACGGCGTCGAACGGGAGATAGCGTTCTGCGAGACCGTCTTCGAAGACCACGACGTGCAGCGGTTCGACGTGGCCGACGACGAGACCGAGATGGCCGACCTCTGGCAGGCCCGCAAGGAACTCGCTTACGCGGCACAGGTCTGGGACCCCGACCTGAGCGCGCTCCACCCCGGCGACGTGACCGTCCCTATCAGCGACTATCCCGAGATGGTCAGATTCGTCAAGCGCCTCGCCGACGAGCGCGACCTGCTGGTCCCCTGCTTCGGGCACGCGGGCGACGGCAACCTCCACTTCTCGGTGCTGGTGGACGAGGACGACGACGAGCAACTCGCGGCCGCCGCGTCGGTGTACGAAGCCACCGTCGAGAAGGCCATCGACCTCGGCGGCACCGCGACGGGCGAACACGGCATCGGTCTCGGCAAGCGCGAGTTTCTGGAGACCGAACACGGTCCCGAGTCGGTCGAGGCGATGCGCCGCCTCAAGCGGGCGTTCGACCCCCGAGACACCCTCAACCCCGGAAAGATGTTCCCCGAGACTGCGGAGGGCGAGCGCGTGCGGGCCGACCCGGCCGACGACGCCCGTTGA
- a CDS encoding PQQ-binding-like beta-propeller repeat protein, whose protein sequence is MPDWTRSQVLATLGTAAVGVGGYWWFEGDHCIDRRDPRWTLEGRRWSPPATDEHSVYVSEGHGLTSGERVSRVASLKQSDGEPNWVFTVTGGGAGVPLVTDERVYVGTGADYVYSLDKRTGHVEWRYDAGGRETYGGGAWGQPAKANGLVIVGASYSGESDPDPSNSDAFTHRVAALDADTGEEVWAGTVGATVWTGPVAVGDTVVAATEAGVVYGFAVGDGSRRWRTAVGEKIWEPIFGGNGAVHVASGDGTVAAIDSESGAKRWTTSLSGEANGENERKIRATERDDETFFVGTDSGRVIAFPRSGGPEDWRFEGEAAIADISSDGSLAYVLDQRGYVSVLDAASGERRDRFRVAEKSWENKCGWSPKYERAAGLAAGEYSLTVTGSWVGQVPRHRA, encoded by the coding sequence ATGCCCGACTGGACCCGCAGCCAAGTCCTCGCGACCCTCGGCACCGCTGCGGTCGGCGTCGGCGGCTACTGGTGGTTCGAGGGGGACCACTGCATCGACCGACGCGACCCGCGCTGGACCTTGGAGGGCCGCCGCTGGTCGCCGCCCGCGACCGACGAGCACTCGGTCTACGTCTCGGAGGGCCACGGCCTGACCAGTGGCGAGCGCGTCTCGCGCGTCGCGTCGCTGAAACAGTCCGACGGAGAGCCGAACTGGGTGTTCACGGTGACCGGAGGCGGTGCCGGAGTTCCGCTAGTCACCGACGAGCGCGTCTACGTCGGGACCGGCGCGGACTACGTCTACTCGCTCGACAAGCGGACCGGCCACGTCGAGTGGCGCTACGACGCCGGTGGTCGGGAGACCTACGGCGGCGGCGCGTGGGGGCAACCCGCGAAAGCGAACGGTCTCGTAATCGTCGGAGCCTCTTACTCCGGGGAGTCAGACCCGGACCCGAGCAACAGCGACGCCTTCACCCATCGAGTCGCCGCGCTCGACGCCGACACCGGCGAAGAGGTCTGGGCCGGAACCGTCGGCGCGACAGTCTGGACCGGCCCGGTGGCGGTCGGCGACACCGTGGTCGCGGCGACCGAGGCCGGGGTCGTGTACGGGTTCGCAGTGGGCGACGGAAGCCGACGCTGGCGGACCGCGGTCGGTGAAAAAATCTGGGAACCCATCTTCGGAGGCAACGGCGCAGTCCACGTCGCCAGCGGCGACGGAACGGTTGCGGCAATCGACTCCGAGTCCGGAGCGAAGCGGTGGACCACCTCACTTTCGGGGGAGGCGAACGGCGAGAACGAGCGGAAGATACGGGCCACCGAGCGCGACGACGAGACCTTCTTCGTGGGCACCGACTCGGGACGAGTAATCGCCTTCCCGCGCTCCGGCGGTCCGGAGGACTGGCGGTTCGAGGGCGAAGCGGCGATAGCCGACATCTCGTCGGACGGGTCGCTGGCCTACGTCCTCGACCAGCGCGGATACGTCAGCGTCCTCGACGCCGCGTCCGGCGAGCGCCGCGACCGGTTCCGCGTCGCCGAGAAATCGTGGGAGAACAAGTGCGGGTGGAGTCCGAAGTACGAGCGAGCGGCCGGACTGGCCGCGGGCGAGTACTCGCTCACCGTGACCGGGTCGTGGGTCGGCCAAGTCCCACGCCACAGAGCGTGA
- a CDS encoding MFS transporter: protein MELRSNPSFVRLFVGRVVTNAGDSLYAIAAMWLVYDLTGSTFYTGVASFLTLGPQALQFLAGPLVDRWSLRRVLVSTQAVQAVGVLAVPVAAATGHLSVWVVLFVMPVLSMVSQFDSPAMNAALPHVVEDDQLVKANSLFSTAGQSLDTVFNALSGALVAVVGAVTIYLIDAVTFVVALVLFLGLAIESGDRTSEAETDDASPDAPVGDYFDQLREGFDYLRGSAVASIVLGAVVVNFTFGVMMAVLPAFAEALGGPETYGLLMASVAAGNLAGSAGSSLVEEYPFGLLSVASFTVSTVCLLGAVSVPGVPATVVGFFGAFVPAGAFNVIFFSMLQSAVDDAMLARVTSVVSSGSTAMMPVGSLLGGTMAGALGVSFALYGTVASMGFLVVYFLVRPGIRLLPPVADADERVLGLG, encoded by the coding sequence ATGGAATTGCGCTCCAACCCGTCGTTCGTCCGGTTGTTCGTCGGGAGAGTCGTCACGAACGCGGGCGACAGCCTCTACGCCATCGCAGCGATGTGGCTCGTCTACGACCTGACCGGGTCGACGTTCTACACAGGCGTTGCCAGTTTCCTCACGCTCGGCCCGCAGGCGCTCCAGTTCCTCGCCGGTCCGCTCGTGGACCGGTGGTCGCTCCGGCGCGTCCTCGTCTCGACGCAGGCCGTGCAGGCCGTCGGCGTCCTCGCGGTTCCGGTCGCGGCGGCGACGGGACACCTCTCGGTCTGGGTCGTCCTCTTCGTCATGCCCGTCCTGTCGATGGTCTCGCAGTTCGATTCGCCCGCGATGAACGCGGCCCTCCCGCACGTCGTCGAGGACGACCAGTTGGTAAAGGCCAACTCGCTGTTCTCGACCGCCGGCCAGAGCCTCGACACGGTTTTCAACGCCCTCAGCGGCGCACTCGTCGCGGTCGTCGGCGCGGTGACTATCTACCTAATCGATGCCGTCACCTTCGTCGTCGCGCTGGTCCTGTTTCTCGGACTCGCCATCGAGTCCGGAGACCGAACGAGCGAGGCAGAGACAGACGACGCCTCGCCGGACGCCCCGGTCGGCGACTACTTCGACCAGTTGCGCGAGGGGTTCGACTACCTCCGGGGGTCGGCCGTCGCGTCCATCGTCCTCGGTGCGGTCGTGGTCAACTTCACCTTCGGCGTGATGATGGCCGTTCTTCCGGCGTTCGCGGAGGCGCTGGGAGGTCCAGAAACCTACGGTCTCCTGATGGCGTCGGTCGCCGCGGGCAACCTCGCCGGTTCGGCGGGGTCCTCGCTCGTGGAGGAGTACCCCTTCGGACTGCTCTCGGTCGCCAGTTTCACCGTCTCGACGGTTTGCCTGCTCGGTGCCGTCTCGGTCCCCGGCGTTCCGGCGACGGTGGTCGGGTTCTTCGGCGCGTTCGTCCCCGCGGGGGCGTTCAACGTCATCTTCTTCTCGATGCTCCAGTCGGCGGTCGACGATGCCATGCTGGCCCGCGTCACGTCGGTGGTGTCGAGCGGAAGTACGGCGATGATGCCGGTCGGGTCGCTGCTCGGCGGGACGATGGCAGGCGCGCTGGGCGTCTCGTTCGCGCTGTACGGAACCGTGGCCTCGATGGGTTTTCTCGTGGTTTACTTCCTCGTCCGACCGGGAATCAGACTGCTCCCGCCGGTGGCCGACGCCGACGAACGCGTTCTCGGACTAGGGTGA
- a CDS encoding zinc ribbon domain-containing protein — protein sequence MPFEESSAPANDDDEGCPKCGHTETDVGTISTTGGGLSKMFDIQNNHFQVVSCLNCGYSELYRDTGSAGSDIVDVFLG from the coding sequence ATGCCCTTCGAAGAAAGCTCTGCCCCCGCGAACGACGACGACGAAGGCTGTCCGAAGTGCGGTCACACCGAGACCGACGTCGGGACCATCTCCACGACCGGCGGCGGTCTCTCGAAGATGTTCGACATCCAGAACAACCACTTCCAAGTCGTCTCGTGTCTGAACTGCGGTTACTCCGAACTCTACCGCGACACGGGGTCGGCCGGGAGCGACATCGTGGACGTGTTCCTCGGCTGA
- a CDS encoding ABC transporter permease, whose protein sequence is MGKRLTVARRELASLRSEKTIVLAILIQLFVAAFSSFLAVGLVSLYDPGSVSNQFVVEFGVTGEASEDIVPVIEERDGWRAVEYGDESAAMRDFDRGAIHAVLKVERLADGRAHVSAVAPDGNVRTTLVVTQIKGVLEAFERHERTRLSSRLTRQPVELPPDSSSSPYFGFTYTVLVPLLTFLPVFISGSIAVDAIAEEYDRGTLELLRVTPLTATDIVDGKMLAMGVLAPVQAGAWLALLSLRGTSIANPVEILLLVTGFSVGVVTMGATAALAFRERKQAQFLFSMGVMVVFSATYLLTESPANTVAKLAIGSPTEVTHLSVVAYLVVSLAAFAGLRWVVGKRGLGS, encoded by the coding sequence TTGGGTAAGCGCCTGACGGTCGCTCGGCGCGAACTCGCGTCGCTCCGGAGCGAGAAGACCATCGTGCTGGCCATCCTCATCCAGTTGTTCGTCGCGGCGTTCTCGTCGTTCCTCGCGGTCGGACTGGTCTCGCTGTACGACCCCGGGTCGGTGTCGAACCAGTTCGTCGTGGAGTTCGGCGTCACGGGCGAGGCCAGCGAGGACATCGTCCCCGTCATCGAGGAGCGCGACGGCTGGCGGGCCGTGGAGTACGGCGACGAGTCGGCCGCGATGCGGGACTTCGACAGAGGTGCGATACACGCCGTTCTCAAGGTCGAACGCTTGGCCGACGGTCGGGCGCACGTCAGTGCGGTCGCGCCGGACGGCAACGTCCGGACGACGCTCGTCGTGACCCAGATAAAGGGCGTGCTGGAGGCGTTCGAGCGCCACGAGCGAACGCGACTCAGTTCCCGGCTCACCCGCCAACCGGTGGAGTTGCCGCCCGACTCGTCGTCCAGTCCCTACTTCGGGTTCACCTACACGGTGCTGGTCCCCCTGCTCACGTTCCTGCCGGTGTTCATCAGCGGGAGCATCGCGGTGGACGCCATCGCCGAGGAGTACGACCGCGGCACGCTGGAACTGCTGCGGGTGACGCCCCTGACCGCGACCGACATCGTGGACGGGAAGATGCTGGCGATGGGCGTCCTCGCGCCCGTACAGGCCGGCGCGTGGCTGGCGCTGTTGTCGCTACGAGGCACCAGCATCGCCAACCCCGTCGAGATTCTGTTGCTCGTGACCGGATTCTCCGTCGGCGTGGTCACGATGGGCGCGACCGCGGCGCTGGCGTTTCGCGAGCGCAAGCAGGCCCAGTTCCTCTTCTCGATGGGCGTGATGGTGGTGTTCAGCGCGACCTACCTCCTGACCGAGTCGCCCGCCAACACCGTGGCCAAACTCGCAATCGGGAGTCCGACCGAGGTGACCCACCTCTCGGTGGTCGCCTATCTGGTCGTCTCGCTGGCGGCGTTCGCGGGGCTTCGGTGGGTGGTGGGCAAGCGAGGACTCGGGTCGTAG
- a CDS encoding helix-turn-helix domain-containing protein, which yields MSDSDDGRRRSADSSATGDGDEVVVERLPPDEAFELLAHETRFRILETLNETDGSLAFSELRERVGVDDPGQFNYHLGKLTDRFVTSSDEGYELAAPGWRVVGAVLSGGYTKALDADPIETGVPCLSCESEMELRFRGEKVQIQCPQCDETYTNIPIPAGIFEGVSPDEAPAVVDSWLKRLHSTADYGFCPNCDGRLDQTVLLPGDEDAPEDLETDDEAIVRYTCTRCGFNWYSSFPFPAVLHPAVVGVYHDNGIDVRETPFWNLDGLEADAATVASSDPLRVEVTTTVGDQRICFTFDEEMNVVDERRE from the coding sequence ATGTCAGACTCCGACGACGGCCGACGTCGGTCGGCCGACTCGTCCGCCACTGGAGACGGCGACGAGGTGGTCGTAGAACGCCTGCCGCCGGACGAGGCCTTCGAACTTCTCGCGCACGAGACCCGTTTCCGCATCCTCGAAACGCTGAACGAGACCGACGGGTCGCTCGCCTTCTCCGAACTCCGCGAGCGAGTCGGCGTGGACGACCCCGGACAGTTCAACTACCACCTCGGGAAACTCACCGACCGATTCGTCACGAGCAGTGACGAGGGATACGAACTCGCCGCTCCCGGGTGGCGGGTGGTCGGTGCGGTCCTCTCCGGCGGCTACACGAAGGCGCTGGACGCCGACCCCATCGAGACGGGCGTCCCGTGCCTGTCGTGCGAGAGCGAGATGGAACTCCGGTTCCGAGGCGAGAAGGTCCAAATTCAGTGCCCCCAGTGCGACGAGACCTACACGAACATCCCGATACCGGCAGGCATATTCGAGGGCGTGTCGCCCGACGAGGCTCCGGCGGTGGTCGATAGCTGGTTGAAGCGACTCCACTCGACGGCCGACTACGGGTTCTGTCCGAACTGCGACGGCAGACTCGACCAGACGGTTCTCCTCCCCGGCGACGAGGACGCTCCCGAAGACCTAGAGACGGACGACGAGGCAATCGTCCGCTACACGTGTACTCGCTGTGGGTTCAATTGGTACAGTTCCTTCCCCTTCCCCGCCGTCCTCCATCCCGCCGTGGTCGGGGTCTACCACGACAACGGTATCGACGTGCGCGAGACGCCCTTCTGGAACCTCGACGGCTTGGAGGCCGACGCGGCGACGGTGGCGAGCAGCGACCCCCTTCGGGTCGAAGTGACGACGACTGTCGGCGACCAGCGTATCTGTTTCACCTTCGACGAGGAGATGAACGTGGTCGACGAGCGACGAGAGTGA